The genomic region GCTCTACAACTCCTCCAAGAACAGGACATGGAATTTAAGGCCCTTGAACCTCCAAGGGAACTGGGTACTGATAAGGTGGTTACTCTGGAAAAATTCCTCAGTGAGAGCCGTTCTTAGTACAGATATAATTATAAAGATTATTATTTCCCAACCTCTCATTTTTCATTTTTTTACTTTGAGTTATCAGAATATTATAACCATTTACGACAAAATATATGCTTAAGATGTATTGATTGTTGTAACGGGATGTTTTATGAGAAAGGATCTGATTGAATTACCATCAAAGGGTCGGGCATTAATTGCAAGCGATCTTCATGGAAATTTAACAGATTATTTAAAAATCATAGATTTATGGAAGAAAACTTCAAGTAAAAAGCAGCATCTGATTTTCACAGGAGATTTAATCAATGCCATGGATAAAGAAGATGATGGATCCATTGAAATCCTTGAATCAGTTATGGATGAAATGAAAAACAACCAGAACTTTCACCCACTTTTGGGTAATCATGAATGGGCTAACATTGTCCAGGTTCCTGTTTATAAGGCTGGTAAAAACCAGATAAACAGTTTTGAGAATCTAATCAAGAAGAAATTCAGGGAAGAATGGGAGGAAAAGTTAACCCAATACATAGAATTATTCAAAAAATTCCCAATTTCTATTAAAACCAGTAATGGTGTATTTATTAGTCATGCTGGACCTCCTAAACATATTGAAAGTCTGGAGGAAATAGAAAAGATTACCAGAAAAGGTTACCTGCCTAATCAGCCGTTATACGAAATTCTCTGGAATCGGTACGGTGATTACACCCAAAAAGATGTGGAAAATTTTCTTCATGCAATAGGGTGTAAAGTCATGATTGTGGGACACACACCAGTAGATGGGGTTTTGAAATACGGAAAACAAATAATAATCTCTTCCAGTTTCAGTTTAGGGAAAAAGGCTTATGTTTTGTTGGATTTAGAAAAAGAAATATCCAGAACCAGTGATGTTATGAAAATGGTTAGATATTTAAATTGAAAAATAATTGAAGGATATGACTATTATTAGAATAAATATAATAAGATGAGGAATCATTTTATTTGAAAATCAGATTTTTAGAGGATGATTCAATGCAATAGTATTGGATCTTTGGTTAATGAGGAATAGGTGGTTATATATCTCTTACCAGATGCGCCAGCTGATCCAGGTTTCGAACTTCATGAATCTCTGCCCCAGCATCCTGATAATGGGAAACACAGCTATCCACTACATCCCATTTTTTCTTATCTTCCGGATTGAAAACCATAACCTTACGACATTTTCGGGTCATTTTCTCTACTAAATCTGCGCTCTGCGGTTTTCCCTCATTTTTAGGTCCTGCCCAGTCACGACAATCAGTGAGGATTATCAATGTGGACCTGCGGTTTAGATGAACTTTATCCAGGAAAGAAGCAAAGGCCTGGTACATATCACTGGTTCCATGGATCATCAGATTCTTCTGCCGTATGTCACGTACTTTTATAAAAGCATCCATCATATTTGGTTCATCCATGGCTGATGAGGTTTCCACAGATTTATTGTCAAAATCAAAGACTCTAACTCTTCTGAAGGAATTCTGGGCTGCGTAAACCAGACAGAAAAACCAGTTACTTATCCAGTCACAGGAACCACTTACATCATTTAAGAAGAAATGATGGTTCTTCTTAACACGGGGCTTGCTTTTGAGGAGATCAATTAACACTCCTCCATACTGCAGATTCTTTCGAATGGTTCGCCTAACATCAGGACGCATGATTTTAGCCTGTCTTTGTCGTCTGCTGCGAACCATGGCAATCTTCCGACCCATCATCTGACACAACAGGAAAAGTTCCGGTTCAAAAGAATTCAGGGTGTTTATATCCCTAAAGAGAAGATCAGTCTCATCACATGTGTCTTCATAATCATTAAGGGGTGGATGGTAGTTAACCTCAACAGAACTGAGTTCACTGGCTTTAGTACCAGTATCCTCTTCCTGATAAGTGATGTTCCATTTTTTATTCTTTTTCGCGGAGCATAGTTTTTTATTTAGATTTTTGGAAGTTTTTTCGTCTTTTTTTTCTTCCACAGAATCTTCTTTTTTTCCTTGGAAAAACTCATCAAAAAGTCGGTTAAAGGTGCTCCGGTGTTTTTCTTCTTTTATGTAAACTGATGAGAGAGCTGCCTTAAACAGAGTATCATCTTCACTAATTAAATTTATGACTTGTTTTCCGGTGTGTGTGCTTCTGATACTAACCGGGATACCATTTTGCCTTAATAAATTTGAAAAATTAACTATTTTATCCATAAGTCCTCATGTTTTTATTCAGGTTCATAATCCCTATTTGATTTGAATATTCCCATTTATGATTTGAATATTTCAGATGCAACCCTTTTACGATCTTCCTCTGTTTTTAATACAACATTAACTGTTTTACCTAGTGATTCTTCGTTAATTTCTGTGCCTCCCATGGTCATCAGTGTCCGTACCCAGTCCACAGTAGCCCTAATAGATGGTTTTTTCACCAGATCAATATGCCTGATCTTCTGAATGATATCTACTACCTTTTCCACCAGTAAGTGAGGAGCTTCAGGCACCAGGGATTTTACAATTTCAATTTCCCTTTCCGGTGTGGGATAATCGATGTATAGGAAAAGACAACGATCCCGGGTCTCGTCCAGAAGCATTCTCTGTGAATTAGAGGTTAAAACAACTAATAAGTCATTTTTAAGGTTGTAAGTTCCCAGATCGTTTACTGTTATTTCTTTTTCTCCCAAAGCCTGTAGTAGGAAACTTTCCACCTCTTCATCGGCCTTATCCAGTTCATCAATAAGCATTACTGAAGGAGAACTATTTATGAAAGCCTGGAGTAAAGGTCTTTTTATGAAAAATTCCTCATCGAAAACATCTTTTTCCACGGTTTTCGGTATGGATTCTTTTAAACGAGAAATTTCAAGATGCAGAAGTTGTTTCTGATAATTCCACTCACCAACCATCTGTTCAAAGGTGATCCCCTCATAACACTGTACTCTGAAAAAATCCCTATTTAAAGCTCTGGCTACAGCCTTAGCAAGTTC from Methanobacteriaceae archaeon harbors:
- a CDS encoding serine/threonine protein phosphatase — encoded protein: MRKDLIELPSKGRALIASDLHGNLTDYLKIIDLWKKTSSKKQHLIFTGDLINAMDKEDDGSIEILESVMDEMKNNQNFHPLLGNHEWANIVQVPVYKAGKNQINSFENLIKKKFREEWEEKLTQYIELFKKFPISIKTSNGVFISHAGPPKHIESLEEIEKITRKGYLPNQPLYEILWNRYGDYTQKDVENFLHAIGCKVMIVGHTPVDGVLKYGKQIIISSSFSLGKKAYVLLDLEKEISRTSDVMKMVRYLN
- a CDS encoding MoxR family ATPase, which translates into the protein MEYLKDSLINSNYVPDDNIITTLFLALELGKPILVEGPPGTGKTELAKAVARALNRDFFRVQCYEGITFEQMVGEWNYQKQLLHLEISRLKESIPKTVEKDVFDEEFFIKRPLLQAFINSSPSVMLIDELDKADEEVESFLLQALGEKEITVNDLGTYNLKNDLLVVLTSNSQRMLLDETRDRCLFLYIDYPTPEREIEIVKSLVPEAPHLLVEKVVDIIQKIRHIDLVKKPSIRATVDWVRTLMTMGGTEINEESLGKTVNVVLKTEEDRKRVASEIFKS
- a CDS encoding VWA domain-containing protein; translated protein: MDKIVNFSNLLRQNGIPVSIRSTHTGKQVINLISEDDTLFKAALSSVYIKEEKHRSTFNRLFDEFFQGKKEDSVEEKKDEKTSKNLNKKLCSAKKNKKWNITYQEEDTGTKASELSSVEVNYHPPLNDYEDTCDETDLLFRDINTLNSFEPELFLLCQMMGRKIAMVRSRRQRQAKIMRPDVRRTIRKNLQYGGVLIDLLKSKPRVKKNHHFFLNDVSGSCDWISNWFFCLVYAAQNSFRRVRVFDFDNKSVETSSAMDEPNMMDAFIKVRDIRQKNLMIHGTSDMYQAFASFLDKVHLNRRSTLIILTDCRDWAGPKNEGKPQSADLVEKMTRKCRKVMVFNPEDKKKWDVVDSCVSHYQDAGAEIHEVRNLDQLAHLVRDI